A genomic segment from Tuwongella immobilis encodes:
- a CDS encoding FG-GAP-like repeat-containing protein encodes MLTHWLQRLIGKAPQQAPRTQRRSALGVERLEDRANPASFRADAFIVTAADAGAPPEVRVLDPNTGSVISQFLAFDGSFRGGVRVTVGDFDGDALPDLAVAAGPGGGPIVRVFRGYDAAELVTFNAYPTNGSDFTGGLFLASADLDGDGRDEIITGTGAGGGPLVRAFDGTNGQMTTQFLAYDPSFIGGVRVAAGDVDGNGLPEIITAAGYGGGPHIQIWGATRIGDYRSVGSFFAYAPSFINGLYVTTGDVNGDGIDEIITGAGIGGGPHVRVMSGFNGAPYAGNLESFFAYDASFTGGVRVAAADLNGDGAAEIITTPGPGGGSIVRVFEESTASELSSLPAFAANMFTGLQVDAGVGYSRFPITPTQTIEQAYRYLQYDLVRSQRNLAPANQITVVNVNNVNTAYYGYGLYPPFWVNPWFYDAPALYWGMNFFYAPDFYTDVYFFDEFNYYYGADFVPDYGYYDPGFSTVPYGYFDPYIYDGGAYYIDPADDGSFYLDPAYGDGYYDPYYDSGYYDDGYYYDDSWAYDDSGFSDGWYDVGYYDDSYYYDDGYYYDDGYYYDDGYYYDDGYWY; translated from the coding sequence GCCCCGCGCACCCAGCGGCGTTCCGCGCTCGGGGTGGAGCGGTTGGAAGATCGTGCCAATCCCGCTTCCTTTCGTGCGGATGCGTTTATCGTGACCGCGGCCGATGCCGGTGCCCCGCCGGAAGTGCGCGTGTTGGATCCGAATACTGGATCGGTGATTAGTCAATTCTTGGCCTTTGATGGATCCTTTCGCGGTGGCGTTCGGGTAACTGTGGGCGATTTCGACGGCGATGCCCTGCCGGATTTGGCGGTTGCCGCTGGGCCTGGCGGTGGGCCGATTGTCCGCGTGTTCCGTGGCTATGATGCCGCCGAATTGGTCACGTTCAACGCCTATCCCACGAATGGCAGCGACTTTACGGGCGGATTGTTTCTGGCGTCTGCCGATCTCGACGGCGACGGCCGCGATGAAATCATCACCGGCACCGGGGCTGGCGGCGGGCCGCTTGTCCGCGCCTTTGATGGCACCAATGGCCAGATGACCACGCAATTTTTGGCGTATGACCCATCGTTTATCGGTGGAGTCCGCGTGGCGGCGGGCGATGTCGATGGCAACGGCTTGCCCGAAATCATCACGGCGGCAGGCTACGGCGGCGGACCGCATATTCAAATTTGGGGTGCTACCCGAATCGGCGATTATCGATCCGTTGGCAGCTTTTTCGCCTATGCCCCCAGTTTCATCAATGGGCTGTATGTCACCACCGGCGATGTGAACGGTGACGGCATCGATGAAATCATCACCGGCGCGGGCATTGGTGGTGGGCCGCATGTCCGCGTGATGAGCGGCTTCAACGGCGCTCCTTATGCCGGGAATTTAGAGAGCTTTTTCGCCTACGATGCCAGTTTCACCGGGGGCGTGCGTGTCGCAGCGGCCGACCTCAACGGCGACGGTGCCGCCGAGATTATCACCACCCCCGGCCCCGGCGGCGGCAGCATCGTCCGCGTCTTCGAGGAATCGACCGCCAGCGAGTTGTCTTCGCTCCCGGCCTTTGCCGCCAATATGTTCACCGGCCTGCAGGTCGATGCCGGCGTGGGATACTCCCGATTTCCAATCACGCCCACGCAGACCATCGAACAAGCCTATCGCTATTTGCAATATGATTTGGTCCGCAGCCAACGTAATTTAGCACCGGCCAACCAAATCACGGTCGTGAATGTCAACAATGTGAATACCGCCTATTACGGCTATGGCTTGTATCCGCCGTTTTGGGTGAACCCGTGGTTCTATGATGCACCCGCGTTATATTGGGGAATGAACTTCTTCTACGCCCCCGATTTCTACACGGATGTCTACTTCTTCGACGAATTTAATTATTACTACGGCGCCGATTTCGTGCCCGATTACGGGTATTATGATCCCGGCTTCTCCACGGTTCCATACGGCTATTTCGATCCGTACATCTACGATGGCGGTGCCTACTACATCGACCCCGCCGATGACGGAAGTTTCTACCTCGACCCGGCTTATGGCGATGGCTACTACGATCCGTACTACGATTCCGGCTATTATGATGATGGCTATTATTATGATGATAGCTGGGCCTATGATGATAGCGGATTCTCCGACGGCTGGTACGATGTCGGGTATTATGATGACAGCTACTACTACGACGATGGATATTACTACGACGACGGCTACTACTACGATGATGGATATTATTACGATGACGGGTATTGGTATTAA
- a CDS encoding FG-GAP-like repeat-containing protein, with protein MGCADCRSVRLLGMVEPLEDRITPSGPDLISNTEVSPYRRVVQIETVWDSDGNGRISDGDFFSQGSGAMIGRNAVLSAAHVLYSEDLGGWYDWAFVHPGRDGRYDRPYGEVQVVETTVPSQYVNGDNRYDIAVLELDRNIGDYTGWFGYGYLSGSEMTALAARGVAEGKLDQYLPFLPQNVRDGLADVYNVGVDVGTQIYDGLTGLLSLTSSDRIADVKVYHYPGEYDFSGEQMHVSYADEDDGPIFAYDAYTIYADMENLWTSGGSSGSPLVVTSPGSLGGLIIGVLSRGDRTEPGGSGIDQYTRIDDDYFNFIGSVISEMGNPNDRPELVSADAWNGVREGSSPTQLTYDEGESTPVSIGVRNVGTATAFNVKVRFALSKNARFGSDDILLGTGTIARIDPFTTETLNIDLTFPDGADDSGWRIVYKIDPSNAISEYGTELENYAYRDRFNRPNDTNFGLNYGQELNYRYTILNTITSGFGLTGNSYVSDPDDNDLFLYGQSIVRPQFSAISAEGSFEEQLRELRNSPFHPRAVLNRVGAEEFAVSSDSLGEVQLLNSDGSTRFTLTPFANSQPGVRVASADFNGDGVADLVVGTAPGQATRVQIFDGVTQAVLFSLDVFEASFLGGVFVAAGDLNGDGRADLAITPDQGGGPRVRIFSGDGFIQLADFFAIEDPNFFGGARAALGDINGDGVADLVVAAGFGGGPRVAAFSGRSIAGSSPEKLFPDFLAFEEGLRNGVYVAVGDLDGDGKSEVIAGGGPGGGPRVSAFAGADLLQSVVNRTVNFFAGDPENRGGVRLTVKNLDGDRLADLITGTGPTAAPNVRSFRGAALSTDTSGITMTLDAFAGANGIFVG; from the coding sequence ATGGGGTGTGCGGATTGTCGTTCGGTTCGGTTGCTGGGGATGGTAGAGCCGCTCGAAGACCGGATCACGCCCTCTGGCCCGGATTTGATCTCGAATACCGAGGTTTCTCCCTATCGGCGTGTGGTGCAGATTGAGACGGTCTGGGACTCTGATGGCAACGGCCGAATTAGCGATGGCGATTTTTTCAGCCAAGGCTCCGGGGCGATGATCGGTCGCAACGCGGTGCTGTCGGCCGCCCATGTGCTGTACAGCGAGGATCTCGGTGGATGGTACGATTGGGCCTTTGTGCATCCCGGTCGCGATGGCCGCTACGATCGCCCGTATGGCGAGGTGCAGGTGGTCGAGACGACCGTTCCAAGTCAATATGTGAATGGCGATAACCGATACGATATTGCCGTGTTAGAATTAGACCGCAATATCGGCGATTATACCGGCTGGTTTGGTTATGGATATTTGTCGGGATCGGAGATGACGGCGTTGGCCGCTCGTGGCGTGGCCGAGGGCAAACTCGATCAATATCTCCCATTTTTGCCTCAAAATGTCCGCGATGGTCTGGCCGATGTGTACAACGTCGGCGTGGATGTTGGGACGCAAATTTATGACGGCTTAACGGGCTTATTATCACTCACTTCCAGCGATCGAATCGCGGATGTCAAAGTCTATCATTATCCTGGAGAGTACGACTTTTCTGGCGAGCAGATGCACGTTTCATATGCCGATGAAGATGATGGCCCCATCTTTGCCTACGATGCATATACCATTTATGCAGATATGGAAAATTTGTGGACTTCCGGCGGCTCAAGCGGCAGTCCGTTAGTGGTGACTTCTCCCGGATCATTAGGCGGTCTCATCATCGGTGTGCTTTCGCGTGGGGATCGCACGGAGCCGGGGGGATCTGGAATCGATCAATATACGCGGATTGATGATGATTATTTTAATTTCATCGGTTCCGTGATCAGCGAAATGGGCAATCCCAATGATCGCCCGGAATTGGTCAGTGCGGACGCCTGGAATGGCGTGCGTGAGGGGAGTTCCCCGACTCAGTTGACCTATGATGAAGGCGAATCGACTCCCGTTTCCATTGGCGTGCGCAATGTTGGCACCGCGACGGCATTCAACGTGAAAGTGCGATTTGCCCTCTCCAAAAATGCCCGGTTTGGCTCGGATGATATTCTGTTAGGCACCGGCACCATCGCTCGGATCGATCCGTTTACGACCGAAACCTTAAATATCGATCTCACATTCCCCGATGGTGCCGATGATTCCGGCTGGCGGATTGTCTATAAGATTGATCCCTCCAATGCCATTTCGGAATATGGCACCGAGTTGGAAAACTATGCATATCGGGATCGCTTCAACCGCCCGAATGATACCAATTTCGGTCTCAATTATGGGCAGGAACTGAACTATCGCTACACGATTCTCAATACCATCACATCCGGGTTTGGATTAACGGGAAATAGTTATGTGAGCGATCCGGATGATAATGATTTGTTCCTGTATGGGCAATCGATTGTTCGGCCGCAGTTTTCGGCCATTTCTGCGGAAGGATCATTCGAGGAACAGTTGCGGGAACTGCGCAATAGTCCGTTTCATCCGCGAGCGGTGTTGAATCGCGTCGGGGCAGAAGAATTTGCCGTCTCGTCGGATTCGCTGGGCGAGGTGCAATTGCTCAATTCCGATGGCAGCACGCGGTTTACGCTCACGCCGTTTGCGAATTCGCAGCCGGGCGTGCGGGTCGCATCCGCCGATTTCAACGGCGATGGCGTGGCGGATCTGGTCGTCGGCACCGCTCCAGGACAAGCCACCCGCGTGCAGATTTTCGATGGCGTGACCCAAGCGGTACTGTTTTCGTTGGATGTGTTCGAAGCCTCCTTTTTGGGGGGAGTCTTCGTCGCGGCGGGCGATCTGAACGGCGATGGCCGCGCCGATTTGGCGATTACGCCGGATCAGGGCGGCGGGCCGCGCGTGCGCATTTTCAGCGGCGATGGCTTCATTCAGTTGGCCGATTTCTTTGCCATTGAGGATCCGAATTTCTTTGGCGGGGCACGTGCCGCACTCGGAGACATCAACGGGGACGGCGTCGCGGATTTGGTCGTCGCGGCGGGATTCGGCGGTGGGCCTCGCGTCGCGGCATTCTCCGGACGATCGATTGCGGGCAGCTCGCCGGAAAAGTTGTTCCCGGATTTTCTCGCCTTTGAAGAGGGATTGCGCAACGGCGTGTATGTCGCCGTCGGCGATTTGGACGGCGATGGCAAAAGCGAAGTGATCGCCGGTGGTGGGCCGGGGGGCGGGCCTCGCGTGTCGGCGTTTGCCGGGGCGGATCTGCTGCAATCGGTGGTCAATCGCACGGTGAATTTCTTCGCAGGCGACCCGGAAAATCGCGGTGGGGTTCGCCTCACGGTCAAGAATCTCGACGGCGATCGACTCGCGGATTTGATCACCGGCACCGGACCAACCGCCGCCCCGAATGTCCGCAGTTTCCGCGGCGCGGCTCTTTCCACCGACACCAGCGGCATCACCATGACCCTGGATGCCTTCGCCGGGGCCAACGGAATTTTCGTTGGCTAA
- a CDS encoding nucleotide sugar dehydrogenase has translation MSERFADLLERIRTKTAIVGIIGLGYVGLPLARAFSAKGFRVLGFDVDSSKITRLNAGESYIKQFPNTIIETMREQGFEATDNFERLREADAVLICVPTPLTDSREPDLSYVVNSGQSIAAALRPGQLIVLESTTYPTTTRKVLLPQLEATGLVAGQDFFVAFSPEREDPGNVTHSVTNIPKVVGGIDEASTELAANLYSSAVVNVVRVSSPEIAEACKILENTYRCINIALVNELKMLYDRMGIDVWEVIDAAKTKPFGFQAFYPGPGLGGHCIPIDPFYLSWVARQYGMTTRFIELAGEVNTAMPTYVINRLAEALNDRCKPVKGSKVAILGMAYKKDVDDPRESPGFELMDLLLKKGAIVSYNDPHIPTLPRMRHYPHLAMDSQPLTADWLAEQDAVLIATDHTAYDYNWIVANAGLVIDTRNATKNITVPRDQIVRA, from the coding sequence ATGTCCGAGCGATTTGCCGACTTACTCGAACGGATTCGTACCAAAACCGCCATCGTTGGCATCATCGGCCTTGGCTATGTGGGGCTTCCGCTGGCGCGGGCATTCTCCGCCAAGGGCTTCCGTGTGCTCGGGTTCGACGTGGATTCGTCCAAAATTACCCGTCTGAATGCGGGCGAAAGCTACATCAAGCAGTTCCCGAATACCATCATCGAAACCATGCGGGAACAAGGCTTTGAAGCCACAGACAACTTCGAGCGATTGCGGGAAGCCGATGCGGTGCTGATCTGCGTGCCGACACCGCTGACCGACTCGCGGGAACCGGATTTGTCGTATGTCGTGAATTCCGGCCAATCCATCGCCGCCGCCCTGCGTCCGGGCCAACTCATCGTGCTGGAAAGCACCACCTACCCCACGACAACGCGCAAGGTGCTGCTGCCGCAATTGGAAGCCACCGGCTTGGTCGCCGGGCAAGATTTCTTCGTCGCCTTCAGCCCCGAACGCGAAGATCCGGGCAACGTCACCCACTCCGTGACGAATATCCCCAAGGTGGTCGGCGGCATCGACGAAGCCAGCACGGAATTGGCGGCGAACCTGTACAGTTCCGCTGTGGTGAATGTCGTTCGCGTCTCCTCCCCGGAAATCGCCGAAGCCTGCAAAATTCTCGAAAACACCTATCGCTGCATCAACATCGCGCTGGTCAACGAGCTGAAGATGCTCTACGATCGCATGGGCATTGATGTGTGGGAAGTCATCGATGCGGCCAAAACCAAGCCGTTCGGCTTCCAAGCCTTCTACCCCGGCCCCGGCCTCGGCGGGCACTGCATCCCCATCGATCCGTTCTACCTCAGTTGGGTGGCTCGCCAATACGGCATGACGACTCGCTTCATCGAATTGGCCGGCGAAGTCAACACCGCCATGCCAACGTATGTCATCAACCGCTTGGCCGAAGCGCTGAACGACCGCTGCAAGCCCGTGAAGGGCAGCAAGGTTGCCATTCTTGGCATGGCATACAAGAAAGATGTGGATGACCCGCGTGAATCGCCCGGCTTCGAATTGATGGACCTGCTGCTGAAGAAAGGCGCGATCGTCTCGTACAACGATCCGCACATTCCGACGCTGCCCCGCATGCGCCATTATCCGCACCTGGCGATGGACAGCCAACCGCTGACCGCCGACTGGCTGGCCGAACAAGACGCTGTGCTGATCGCCACCGATCACACCGCCTACGACTACAACTGGATCGTCGCCAACGCCGGCCTGGTGATCGACACCCGCAACGCCACCAAGAATATCACCGTCCCCCGCGACCAAATCGTCCGGGCATAA
- a CDS encoding serine/threonine-protein kinase: MPSLLKIVNFVVVSAVDLLLPDFIDKPIRVCQHFYRHFLATSPNEQLQLLAEGRELSAAQIDDCVQQILAGWKAALPPGESLHPQASILAWEMVQALCKSASSSQPAETLRKTLNETTLRRTGASLAAESITPEQARLGRLLLTTQSQRTKSASATKATGPLPQVPGYRLERLLGSGGFAQVFLAQQEATGEWCAVKVGALLNETRFRRESSIALSLQSPRLAQCFEAGTIAGDLPQFWLAMEYLPGRTLAEILSISHARPDAETALAIACEILQGLAAMHQKGLIHRDLKPENIMIDDRFSVKLIDFGLARPIEELSVTQDRPTIAGDLLGTPFYMSPEQADGDVNLTPTTDLWSFGIVVYELLVGKLPFTGRTIMAVGREIHTRDIDWDQPAIPAELRPILKRCTQRDVAKRPNIATAIVTDLQRAVENAEARLRQDRLSGMWDQLVASGLLEKLVVHWHGQLPENALDQVARQAAKRGIPEIDRKRVAKVLKPLCDAQLEVETSNRRLVELKQQLSSDLVGLSGAQLQIRSQEVQSAESVAEKAQRKFDSVVKKSLGSASSDTFQSSTQSQNSTSSSSSSGSRKRLPLIFRVMVAIAIFGIGCSGITIVMVSLFSGGVSATASGEKKWGAYPTTLSTPTTSYQYFPYDVQKK; the protein is encoded by the coding sequence ATGCCTTCCCTACTCAAAATTGTCAACTTTGTTGTCGTCTCGGCGGTCGATTTGTTGCTTCCGGATTTCATTGATAAGCCCATTCGCGTGTGCCAACATTTTTACCGGCACTTCCTGGCGACCTCGCCCAATGAGCAATTGCAACTGCTGGCCGAGGGGCGGGAGTTGAGCGCGGCCCAAATCGATGACTGCGTGCAGCAAATTCTCGCCGGCTGGAAAGCCGCACTGCCACCAGGCGAATCGCTGCATCCGCAAGCGTCCATCTTGGCCTGGGAAATGGTGCAAGCGCTGTGCAAATCCGCCAGCAGCTCGCAACCCGCCGAGACATTGCGTAAAACCTTGAACGAAACGACATTACGGCGAACCGGCGCATCCCTGGCCGCCGAGTCGATCACCCCCGAACAAGCGCGATTGGGCCGATTGTTGCTCACCACCCAATCGCAGCGGACGAAATCGGCATCCGCCACCAAAGCGACCGGTCCATTGCCCCAAGTGCCGGGCTACCGTCTGGAGCGACTGTTGGGTTCGGGCGGATTCGCGCAAGTGTTTCTGGCCCAACAGGAAGCGACGGGCGAATGGTGTGCCGTGAAGGTCGGCGCACTGCTGAACGAGACCCGATTCCGCCGCGAAAGCAGCATCGCCTTGTCGTTGCAGTCGCCGCGATTGGCACAATGTTTCGAAGCCGGAACGATTGCGGGCGATTTACCGCAATTCTGGCTGGCGATGGAATATCTGCCGGGCCGGACATTGGCCGAAATTCTCTCCATCTCCCACGCTCGCCCCGATGCCGAAACCGCACTGGCCATCGCCTGCGAAATTTTGCAGGGATTGGCAGCCATGCATCAGAAAGGCTTGATCCATCGCGATTTGAAGCCGGAAAACATCATGATTGATGATCGATTTTCCGTCAAATTAATCGACTTTGGATTGGCCCGCCCGATCGAAGAATTATCCGTCACGCAAGACCGCCCCACCATTGCCGGTGACCTGCTGGGCACGCCCTTTTACATGAGTCCCGAACAGGCCGACGGCGACGTGAATCTGACACCTACAACCGACTTATGGTCATTCGGCATCGTGGTTTACGAATTGCTCGTGGGCAAATTACCGTTCACAGGCCGCACGATTATGGCCGTTGGCCGAGAAATCCACACCCGCGACATCGACTGGGACCAACCCGCAATCCCCGCCGAACTTCGCCCTATCCTGAAACGCTGCACCCAACGCGACGTGGCGAAGCGACCCAATATCGCCACAGCGATCGTGACCGATTTGCAACGTGCCGTCGAGAATGCCGAAGCTCGGTTGCGGCAAGACCGACTGAGCGGAATGTGGGATCAATTGGTTGCGTCGGGGCTGTTGGAAAAACTGGTCGTGCATTGGCATGGGCAACTGCCGGAAAACGCCTTGGATCAAGTCGCTCGGCAAGCCGCAAAACGGGGGATTCCTGAAATCGATCGCAAACGCGTGGCGAAAGTGCTCAAACCACTTTGCGATGCTCAGCTTGAGGTCGAAACGAGCAACCGCCGACTGGTGGAATTGAAACAACAATTGTCGAGCGATTTGGTCGGGCTGTCGGGTGCGCAGTTGCAGATTCGCTCGCAGGAAGTGCAATCCGCCGAATCCGTAGCCGAAAAGGCCCAGCGGAAATTTGACAGTGTGGTCAAAAAATCACTCGGGAGTGCGTCGTCGGACACATTTCAGAGTTCGACGCAGTCACAGAATTCGACTTCGAGTTCGAGTTCGAGTGGTTCTCGCAAACGACTGCCGTTGATTTTTCGCGTGATGGTGGCGATTGCAATCTTCGGGATCGGATGTTCTGGGATCACAATCGTCATGGTTTCGCTGTTCTCAGGTGGCGTATCCGCCACCGCTTCCGGCGAAAAAAAGTGGGGAGCCTATCCAACCACTCTGTCCACTCCGACCACATCGTACCAGTATTTTCCGTATGATGTTCAGAAGAAGTGA
- a CDS encoding 30S ribosomal protein S1 translates to MVNRQLLRQFDAVNAEDEIDAIFNQHREARNLPEEEPWLESESQDYELNKIVTGKVIEIRGEDIIIDIGYKSEGIVKIDEWRDEGVDGPQPPKVGDTIQVLLETVEDENGQISLSYRKAKRQKEWEAILARHKEGDIVSGMVTRKIKGGLLVNIGVNVFLPASQVDIRRPPDIGDYLNRSIECKILKIDESRRNIVVSRRKLIEDQRQEMKQKLLSEIEPKQTRKGVVKNIAEFGAFVDLGGIDGLLHITDMSWGRVTNPNDVVRIDQELEVYILSVDKEREKIALSLKHKSASPWENVEAKYPVNSRHIGEVVNIMTYGAFVKLEPGIEGLVHISEMSWTKRINDPRELVQPGDRIEVMVLNINRDKQEISLGMKQTLPNPWDKVAERYPPNTQITGTVRNLTNYGAFIEIEEGIDGLLHVSDMSWVRKVTHPSEVVQKGQKVTCVVLNVDQERKRVALGLKQMANDPWEGDIPARYHPNDSKRGKVTKITNFGVFVELEPGLEGLLHISELSDQKVENAEELVKVGDEVDVRILRVDAKDRKIGLSRRTPSDDPVETEESAATTTEGETSSSESAASGSAASAPAKRELRGGTGTAGPLFSMPGEATDAAPEENA, encoded by the coding sequence ATGGTTAATCGGCAACTTCTCCGCCAATTCGATGCAGTCAATGCGGAAGACGAAATTGACGCGATCTTCAATCAACATCGCGAAGCCCGCAATCTGCCCGAAGAGGAACCGTGGCTCGAGAGCGAATCCCAAGACTACGAACTCAATAAGATTGTCACCGGCAAGGTGATCGAGATTCGTGGCGAAGACATCATTATCGACATTGGGTACAAGTCCGAAGGCATCGTCAAGATTGACGAATGGCGCGATGAAGGCGTCGATGGCCCGCAGCCGCCCAAGGTTGGCGACACCATTCAAGTGTTGCTCGAAACCGTGGAAGACGAAAACGGGCAAATCAGCCTCAGCTACCGCAAAGCCAAACGGCAAAAAGAATGGGAAGCCATTCTCGCTCGCCACAAAGAAGGGGATATCGTCAGCGGGATGGTCACCCGCAAGATCAAAGGCGGTTTGCTCGTCAATATTGGCGTCAACGTCTTCTTGCCGGCCTCGCAAGTCGATATCCGTCGTCCGCCCGACATCGGGGATTACCTCAATCGTTCGATTGAGTGCAAGATTCTTAAGATCGACGAATCCCGCCGCAATATCGTCGTCAGCCGCCGCAAGCTGATCGAAGATCAACGGCAGGAAATGAAGCAAAAGCTGCTCTCCGAAATCGAACCCAAGCAAACCCGCAAGGGCGTCGTCAAGAACATCGCCGAGTTCGGCGCGTTCGTTGACCTGGGTGGCATCGACGGTCTGCTGCACATCACCGACATGAGCTGGGGCCGCGTCACCAACCCCAACGATGTCGTGCGCATCGATCAAGAACTCGAAGTCTACATTCTCTCGGTCGACAAAGAACGCGAAAAGATCGCGCTGAGCCTCAAGCACAAGTCGGCCAGCCCGTGGGAAAATGTCGAAGCCAAGTACCCGGTCAACTCGCGTCACATCGGCGAAGTGGTCAACATCATGACCTACGGCGCCTTCGTGAAGCTCGAGCCGGGCATCGAAGGTTTGGTCCACATCTCCGAAATGAGCTGGACCAAGCGCATCAACGATCCGCGTGAACTGGTGCAACCCGGCGATCGCATCGAAGTGATGGTGCTCAACATCAACCGCGACAAGCAAGAAATTTCGCTGGGCATGAAGCAGACCCTCCCCAATCCGTGGGACAAGGTCGCCGAACGCTATCCGCCCAACACGCAGATCACCGGTACGGTTCGCAACCTCACCAACTACGGTGCCTTCATCGAAATCGAAGAAGGGATCGACGGTCTGTTGCACGTCAGCGATATGAGCTGGGTCCGCAAGGTCACCCACCCCAGCGAAGTCGTGCAAAAGGGCCAAAAGGTTACCTGCGTCGTTCTGAATGTCGACCAAGAACGCAAGCGTGTTGCACTTGGCCTCAAACAAATGGCCAACGATCCGTGGGAAGGGGATATCCCCGCCCGCTATCATCCCAACGACAGCAAACGGGGCAAAGTCACCAAGATCACCAATTTCGGTGTCTTCGTGGAATTGGAACCGGGGCTGGAAGGTCTGCTCCATATCTCGGAACTCTCCGACCAGAAGGTCGAGAACGCCGAAGAGCTGGTCAAGGTTGGCGATGAAGTCGATGTCCGCATTCTGCGCGTCGATGCCAAGGATCGCAAGATCGGCCTGAGCCGTCGTACCCCGTCCGATGATCCGGTGGAAACCGAAGAATCGGCCGCAACGACGACCGAAGGTGAAACCAGCAGCAGCGAATCGGCCGCCTCGGGCAGTGCCGCCAGCGCTCCTGCGAAGCGGGAACTGCGCGGTGGTACCGGTACCGCAGGCCCGTTGTTCTCGATGCCCGGCGAAGCGACCGACGCTGCTCCGGAAGAGAACGCCTAA
- a CDS encoding sigma-70 family RNA polymerase sigma factor gives MTRPRRLSSDTVQSPLETYLREINETALLTADEEKQLAYRISDGDSEARDRMVRANLRLVVNIARGYTGKGLVLQDLIEEGNLGLLRAVEGFDPRMNTRFSTYASYWIKQSIKRALVNTAKTIRIPAYMVELLAKWRRATNKLTDELGRAPTHEEVAKLLGLPKKKLNIIKKAIRVYNSAPQTDQTESGWTIEEMLMDGRSKPPELEMVESDDLHQVLHLLEKMDKREATVLRMRFGLDYEEPKTLKEIGESLGLTRERVRQIEAEALARLGESLNAD, from the coding sequence ATGACACGACCACGTCGATTGTCGTCTGATACCGTACAATCGCCCTTGGAAACGTATCTTCGTGAGATCAACGAGACCGCTCTGTTGACCGCCGACGAAGAAAAGCAACTTGCCTATCGCATTAGCGATGGCGACTCCGAAGCCCGCGATCGCATGGTGCGAGCCAACCTCCGCCTTGTCGTCAACATCGCTCGGGGCTACACCGGCAAAGGTCTGGTGCTCCAAGATTTGATCGAAGAAGGGAATCTCGGGCTGCTTCGAGCCGTCGAAGGCTTCGATCCCCGAATGAACACCCGCTTCAGCACGTATGCCAGCTACTGGATTAAACAGTCCATCAAGCGGGCGTTGGTGAATACGGCCAAGACCATTCGCATTCCTGCGTATATGGTCGAACTCCTCGCCAAATGGCGTCGGGCCACCAACAAGCTCACCGACGAATTGGGCCGCGCTCCCACGCATGAGGAAGTCGCCAAGCTGCTCGGCTTGCCCAAGAAAAAGCTGAATATCATCAAAAAAGCAATTCGCGTCTACAACTCCGCACCCCAGACCGACCAAACCGAAAGCGGTTGGACGATCGAAGAAATGCTCATGGATGGCCGCTCGAAGCCGCCTGAGTTGGAGATGGTCGAATCCGATGATCTGCACCAAGTCTTGCACTTGCTCGAAAAGATGGACAAGCGCGAAGCTACGGTGCTCCGAATGCGGTTCGGTCTCGATTACGAAGAACCGAAGACGCTCAAAGAGATCGGCGAAAGTCTGGGCCTGACTCGGGAACGGGTCCGCCAAATCGAGGCCGAAGCCCTCGCTCGACTGGGCGAAAGTCTGAATGCTGACTAA